One window of Sphingobacteriales bacterium genomic DNA carries:
- a CDS encoding proprotein convertase P-domain-containing protein yields the protein MRIHIARALLLALSGLLFLQTAKSQPNRILWTDKPESSITVMGERYIIPSIYRTLELDLPGMRDLLSRAPMEFTRLANTNPVILLLPMPNGTFERFAVVLSPIMEDGLAAQIPDVKTWAGQGIDDPTATIRLDITPFGFHAQVLSSVNGRVFIDPFSRNDVSHYISYYTKNYVKPESENWVCLVPDNVHKERGHEVVPDIDLPIGDYRESDGQLRTYRTAVSATGEYTQFHGGTVALGLAAITTSMNRVNGVYERDVAVRMTLIANNNLIVYTNGSTDPYSNNNAGQLLSQSQSNIDAVIGNANYDVGHTVSTGAGGVAQLGVPCVTGSKARGVTGTSTPVGDPFDIDYLAHEMGHQFGANHTFNGNAGSCSGNRSANSAYEPGSGSTIMGYAGICGSQDLQNNSDDYFHARSLQEIIAYVTTGNGNNCPAKTNTGNLNPTANAGASYNIPLNTPFALTGSGSDPNGDAITYCWEQYNLGAAGAPASPSGDAPIFRSFDPTTNPTRVFPKWSNIVNNNSTIGEILPTYARTLNFRLTVRDNRAGGGRIATANTTVAAIASTGPFQVTAPNTAGITWTAGSTASVTWNVAGTTGSPISCANVDILLSVDGGYTYPYTLATAVPNNGSATVNVPIITSTTTARVQVKGSGNIFFDISNANFSVTQPAVPTFTMAVNPSIQSVCAPALATYTINLTAFSGFSNPVSFSVAGVPIGGLATFSPPTVIPTGSNTLTIANTGSVQQGVYNVTITATGASITQTASVVFAVSSGTPEAAIPVSPVFGGTSVSTTPVLAWLPIANASTYTLEIANNIGFAPVLSSQTNLTTNTYSVPAGLLSTSTTYYWRVRGENGCANGAFSPIYNFTTITSSCTTYNSTDVPKSISSTSTPTVTSNLTIAGAGIISDLNVKTLTGTHTYINDLVFNLRSPANTTVLLFSQICGSQNNFNLNLDDEAASSNYPCPPTGGGTYQPQGSLADFDGQSANGTWVLTINDVYPEDGGSLATWGVEVCSAATPPTAYQVVQLKAFLEGPYNTTTGVMSTDLRSTGTNLLPLNQPYNKVPWNYTGTESVASPTLIPANVVDWVIVEARSAANPSTLIARRAGFLLSNGYVVDIDGTVNGVKFTTLANGTAYYFVLRHRNHADIMSVLPVTLYNHQVSYDFTTKVATTYGNNQQKLMSNNVAACFAGDFDGNGIINYADFNVFFSQNPSTNQYRDSDGNLDRHVNTADFNLYQLNSSHIGINQIRY from the coding sequence ATGAGAATTCATATTGCCAGGGCATTACTGCTTGCTTTGTCAGGATTACTTTTTCTGCAAACTGCAAAATCGCAGCCAAACCGGATTTTGTGGACCGACAAGCCGGAAAGTTCTATCACGGTAATGGGCGAACGATATATTATTCCCAGCATTTACCGCACACTTGAACTCGATTTGCCGGGTATGAGAGATTTATTAAGCCGTGCCCCGATGGAATTTACCCGTTTGGCAAATACCAATCCGGTCATCTTGCTGCTACCAATGCCGAATGGCACTTTTGAGCGATTTGCAGTGGTACTTTCGCCCATCATGGAAGATGGACTTGCAGCACAGATACCGGATGTAAAAACCTGGGCAGGGCAGGGCATTGATGATCCTACTGCGACAATTCGCCTCGATATTACTCCTTTTGGATTTCACGCACAGGTATTGTCTTCTGTCAACGGTAGGGTGTTTATTGACCCTTTCAGCCGGAATGATGTTTCACACTACATTTCTTACTATACAAAAAATTATGTCAAACCCGAAAGTGAAAACTGGGTTTGCTTAGTTCCCGACAATGTACATAAAGAAAGAGGTCACGAAGTAGTACCCGATATTGACCTGCCAATTGGAGATTACCGCGAATCAGACGGACAACTTCGCACTTATCGAACTGCTGTTTCCGCTACCGGAGAATATACACAATTTCACGGCGGAACTGTTGCCCTTGGTTTGGCGGCAATCACTACTTCTATGAACCGCGTTAACGGCGTTTATGAACGAGATGTGGCTGTACGCATGACCTTAATTGCCAACAACAACCTGATTGTTTATACCAACGGCTCGACCGACCCTTATTCAAACAACAATGCCGGTCAATTATTAAGTCAAAGTCAGTCAAATATAGATGCAGTCATTGGAAATGCAAATTATGATGTGGGTCATACTGTCAGCACCGGTGCAGGAGGGGTGGCTCAATTGGGTGTTCCCTGTGTTACCGGAAGTAAAGCAAGAGGAGTAACAGGAACATCAACACCTGTTGGTGACCCATTCGATATTGACTACCTTGCTCATGAAATGGGACACCAGTTTGGTGCAAATCACACATTTAACGGAAACGCCGGTTCATGCAGCGGCAACCGCTCGGCAAACAGCGCTTATGAACCCGGTAGCGGAAGTACTATTATGGGGTATGCCGGTATCTGTGGAAGTCAGGATTTGCAAAACAACAGCGATGATTATTTTCATGCCCGAAGCCTTCAGGAAATTATTGCTTATGTAACAACCGGCAATGGAAACAACTGCCCGGCCAAAACCAATACTGGTAATCTGAACCCCACAGCCAATGCCGGAGCAAGTTATAATATTCCCCTGAATACCCCTTTTGCCCTGACAGGCTCAGGAAGCGACCCCAACGGTGATGCCATTACCTATTGCTGGGAACAGTATAATCTTGGCGCAGCGGGTGCTCCGGCTTCCCCTTCCGGAGATGCACCGATTTTCCGTTCTTTCGATCCTACCACAAACCCTACCCGGGTATTTCCAAAATGGTCAAATATTGTCAACAACAATTCAACCATCGGAGAAATATTGCCTACTTATGCCCGAACACTTAATTTCAGACTGACAGTCAGGGATAACCGCGCCGGAGGAGGCAGAATTGCTACTGCCAATACCACCGTTGCAGCCATAGCATCTACAGGACCATTTCAGGTAACAGCACCCAATACGGCAGGAATAACCTGGACAGCAGGCAGCACAGCCTCCGTAACCTGGAATGTTGCCGGAACTACCGGCTCTCCCATCAGTTGTGCCAATGTGGATATTTTGCTATCGGTTGACGGGGGGTACACCTATCCCTATACTTTGGCAACCGCTGTGCCCAATAATGGTTCTGCTACAGTTAATGTACCGATTATTACCTCAACAACTACGGCAAGAGTACAGGTAAAAGGTTCGGGAAATATCTTTTTCGATATTTCAAATGCCAATTTCAGCGTAACGCAACCGGCTGTCCCTACATTTACCATGGCTGTTAATCCCTCCATTCAGTCGGTTTGTGCTCCGGCACTGGCCACTTATACTATCAATTTAACGGCTTTTTCAGGATTTAGCAACCCTGTTTCTTTTAGTGTCGCCGGTGTGCCCATAGGAGGTTTGGCTACTTTTTCGCCACCCACAGTTATTCCCACGGGCAGTAATACCCTGACCATTGCAAATACAGGATCTGTTCAGCAAGGAGTATATAATGTTACCATTACAGCAACAGGTGCTTCAATTACCCAAACCGCAAGCGTCGTTTTTGCCGTATCTTCGGGCACTCCGGAAGCTGCGATACCTGTTTCTCCTGTTTTTGGAGGAACCAGTGTTTCCACTACCCCCGTTTTAGCATGGCTGCCCATTGCAAATGCCAGTACCTATACGCTCGAAATTGCCAATAATATTGGTTTTGCCCCAGTCTTATCCTCTCAAACAAACCTGACGACCAATACCTATTCTGTTCCGGCAGGGTTATTGTCCACTTCCACTACTTACTATTGGCGGGTGCGGGGTGAAAATGGTTGTGCTAACGGTGCTTTTTCGCCAATCTATAATTTTACAACCATTACCTCATCCTGCACAACCTATAACAGTACAGATGTGCCGAAATCCATTTCGAGTACCAGTACACCGACTGTTACATCTAACCTTACCATAGCAGGTGCCGGGATCATCAGTGACTTAAACGTGAAAACATTGACCGGTACTCATACTTATATCAACGATTTAGTTTTCAACCTTCGCAGCCCGGCCAACACCACAGTTTTACTGTTTAGCCAGATTTGCGGAAGTCAGAACAATTTTAACCTGAACTTAGACGATGAGGCCGCATCATCCAATTACCCCTGCCCGCCAACGGGAGGAGGAACCTATCAGCCTCAGGGAAGTTTGGCTGATTTTGACGGACAAAGTGCAAATGGAACCTGGGTACTCACCATAAATGATGTTTATCCCGAAGACGGCGGCTCGCTTGCAACCTGGGGAGTTGAGGTATGTTCAGCAGCAACACCGCCTACTGCTTATCAGGTTGTGCAGTTAAAGGCGTTTTTGGAAGGGCCTTATAATACTACAACCGGAGTCATGAGTACCGATTTGCGGTCAACCGGAACCAACCTGCTCCCTTTAAATCAACCCTACAACAAAGTGCCGTGGAACTATACCGGAACCGAATCGGTAGCTTCACCTACCTTAATCCCTGCAAACGTGGTGGACTGGGTGATTGTGGAAGCCCGGAGTGCTGCAAATCCCAGCACTTTGATCGCCCGTCGGGCCGGATTTTTACTCAGCAACGGGTATGTGGTTGACATTGATGGCACTGTCAATGGGGTTAAATTCACCACCTTGGCCAATGGAACAGCCTATTATTTTGTGTTGAGACATCGCAATCATGCCGATATTATGAGTGTCTTACCGGTTACTCTCTATAACCATCAGGTTTCTTATGATTTTACGACCAAAGTTGCTACCACCTATGGCAACAATCAACAAAAACTGATGAGCAACAATGTGGCCGCTTGTTTTGCCGGTGATTTTGACGGAAATGGCATCATCAATTATGCCGATTTTAATGTTTTCTTCTCGCAAAATCCCTCTACAAATCAATACAGAGATTCCGACGGCAATTTAGACAGACATGTCAATACTGCTGATTTCAATCTTTACCAGTTAAATTCAAGCCATATAGGAATCAACCAAATCAGATATTAG
- a CDS encoding transposase produces MKHNYPDWVISHRKPGTELRFINGHYYLYAVSSFYDPVRKKGRKKTGVLLGKITENNGFVASRAAKVETIAAKGIDFSKIAIKECGFTNFLEVYGKEIEQKLKEFFPKHHKLIIYMAYARFVHNSPINRMPLLISKSMLSVGEKEKIYPQKLSTTLAEIGQDRATCVAYMQSFIKAGEHLLIDMTNMFNSSTTMYYTKQGYNSEMVFDAQVNLMYIYSPSSHQPLFYKILSGNSREVVGFKNTLLESGLKDAIIIADKGFFSKANMDLLDQNGLHYILPLKRDNTLIDYSKLSEVVQRLLQV; encoded by the coding sequence ATGAAACACAACTATCCCGATTGGGTCATCTCGCATCGCAAGCCCGGAACAGAGCTTAGGTTTATCAATGGTCATTACTACCTATATGCAGTAAGTTCTTTTTATGACCCTGTGCGTAAAAAAGGGCGCAAGAAAACCGGTGTCTTGTTAGGCAAAATCACCGAAAATAACGGCTTTGTCGCCTCACGAGCAGCCAAAGTGGAAACAATTGCTGCCAAAGGAATTGACTTTAGCAAGATTGCCATTAAGGAATGTGGGTTTACCAACTTCTTAGAGGTCTATGGAAAGGAAATTGAGCAAAAACTTAAGGAGTTTTTCCCCAAACACCACAAACTGATTATTTACATGGCTTATGCCCGTTTTGTACACAACAGCCCCATCAACCGAATGCCGTTGCTGATAAGTAAATCCATGTTAAGTGTGGGCGAGAAAGAAAAAATATACCCCCAAAAGTTAAGCACGACACTCGCCGAGATTGGACAGGACAGGGCAACCTGTGTGGCATATATGCAGAGTTTCATCAAAGCAGGCGAACATTTGCTGATTGATATGACCAATATGTTCAACAGTTCTACCACCATGTACTATACCAAGCAAGGCTACAACAGCGAAATGGTATTTGATGCGCAAGTGAATCTGATGTATATTTATTCTCCTTCAAGCCACCAACCACTGTTTTACAAAATCCTTAGTGGCAACAGTCGGGAAGTGGTCGGATTTAAGAACACCCTGCTTGAAAGTGGGCTCAAAGACGCGATCATTATAGCCGACAAGGGGTTTTTCAGCAAAGCCAACATGGATTTATTAGACCAAAATGGACTGCACTACATCCTACCACTTAAACGCGACAACACCTTGATTGACTATTCCAAACTTAGTGAGGTCGTCCAACGATTACTTCAAGTATGA
- the truA gene encoding tRNA pseudouridine(38-40) synthase TruA, with amino-acid sequence MTPRRFFLEIAYHGKNYVGWQIQPNGMSVQAQMILALNLLLRDSVTVLGCGRTDTGVHARQFYLHVDTVQPLPEDLVGRLNRLLPADIAVKRLITEVPQDAHARFDATYRAYDYHIHFDKNPFLTEYSFFFPWNPLNLEVMQKAVDLLPQYTDFRMFCKSGAGSKTTICNVFKAELVIDEANRTLRFHIAANRFLRGMVRRIVGCLLFMGKEKITFEEFEEVMNQRKKQFPKMNISVPPQGLFLTEVRYPYI; translated from the coding sequence ATGACACCCCGCCGTTTTTTTCTTGAAATTGCTTATCACGGCAAAAATTATGTAGGCTGGCAAATCCAACCAAATGGTATGAGCGTGCAGGCGCAAATGATTCTTGCCTTGAATTTGTTGCTGCGCGATTCCGTTACCGTGTTGGGATGCGGAAGAACCGATACCGGAGTTCATGCCCGACAATTTTACCTTCATGTGGACACAGTTCAGCCTTTGCCCGAAGATTTGGTTGGGCGGCTTAACAGACTGCTGCCTGCCGATATTGCGGTAAAAAGACTGATTACAGAAGTGCCGCAGGATGCACATGCACGTTTTGATGCAACTTACCGCGCCTATGACTATCATATCCATTTCGACAAAAATCCTTTTTTGACTGAGTATAGTTTCTTTTTTCCTTGGAATCCTTTAAACCTCGAAGTGATGCAAAAGGCCGTTGACCTCTTGCCGCAATATACCGATTTCAGGATGTTTTGCAAAAGCGGGGCAGGCTCTAAAACCACTATTTGCAACGTATTTAAAGCTGAACTGGTAATTGATGAAGCAAACCGGACATTGCGGTTTCATATTGCTGCAAACCGTTTTCTGCGCGGAATGGTCAGACGCATAGTCGGTTGTTTGCTGTTTATGGGAAAAGAAAAAATTACTTTCGAAGAATTTGAAGAGGTCATGAATCAACGCAAAAAGCAGTTCCCCAAAATGAATATCTCTGTTCCTCCTCAAGGGCTGTTTTTGACCGAAGTGCGGTATCCTTATATTTAA
- a CDS encoding NAD kinase — protein sequence MRIALYSRQLKTEDLAFVQSMLLTLEAHQIQYLLYEGLFKDLGGQVVFASQPDTFSTYETLAGKADYLFSIGGDGTLLNTIMLVKDSKIPVLGINSGRLGFLTDINKDEFTTDLLMLLKNKQYELDNRSVIKLKTNDPELFADAPYALNEFTVHKLDSSAMITVHTFVDGRFLNSYWADGVIVATPTGSTAYSLSCGGPIVYPNSQNFVITPVAPHNLNVRPIVIPDHKTISFKIEGRSDTFLCTLDSRSESINHNIHLEVSKEKFEISLLRLSGNDFFSTLRNKLMWGVDSRN from the coding sequence ATGCGTATTGCGTTATATAGCCGCCAATTAAAAACCGAAGACCTTGCTTTTGTTCAATCAATGCTTTTAACTTTAGAAGCGCATCAGATTCAATACCTGTTGTACGAAGGACTGTTTAAAGATCTGGGAGGACAAGTAGTTTTTGCCTCCCAACCCGACACATTTTCGACCTACGAAACCCTTGCCGGAAAAGCTGACTATCTGTTCAGTATCGGTGGGGACGGAACCCTGTTGAATACCATCATGTTGGTCAAAGATTCAAAAATTCCGGTGTTGGGTATCAATTCCGGCAGGTTGGGTTTTCTGACCGATATCAACAAAGATGAATTTACCACCGATTTGCTGATGCTGTTAAAAAACAAACAGTATGAGTTAGACAACCGCTCGGTGATAAAACTCAAAACCAACGACCCTGAGCTGTTTGCCGATGCCCCTTACGCACTCAACGAATTTACCGTTCACAAGCTCGATTCGTCGGCCATGATTACGGTTCATACATTTGTTGATGGCCGTTTTTTAAATTCCTATTGGGCAGACGGGGTTATAGTAGCCACACCAACCGGATCCACTGCTTATTCGCTCAGTTGCGGAGGGCCGATTGTTTATCCCAATTCTCAAAACTTTGTAATTACTCCGGTTGCTCCGCACAACCTTAACGTTCGCCCGATCGTGATACCTGACCATAAAACCATTTCCTTTAAAATTGAGGGCAGAAGCGATACTTTTTTGTGCACATTGGACTCGCGAAGTGAATCCATTAATCACAATATCCACCTTGAGGTCAGTAAAGAGAAATTTGAAATTTCTTTGCTGCGTTTATCAGGGAACGATTTTTTTTCTACCCTTCGCAACAAGCTGATGTGGGGGGTTGATTCTAGAAATTAA
- a CDS encoding DUF4332 domain-containing protein has protein sequence MAYKISEIEGIGPVLSEKLEAAGVKTVEHLLERGATPKGRKELEEATGISHTKILTFVNHADLFRIKGISSQYSELLEAAGVDTVKELRNRNAANLHAKMIEVNNEKKLVRQVPALSQVESFIEQAKALPPVVTY, from the coding sequence ATGGCGTACAAAATTTCTGAAATTGAAGGCATCGGCCCTGTTCTTTCCGAAAAATTAGAAGCAGCAGGAGTAAAAACAGTAGAGCATTTGCTCGAACGAGGTGCGACCCCAAAAGGAAGAAAAGAACTGGAAGAGGCTACAGGTATCAGCCACACTAAAATTTTGACTTTTGTTAACCATGCCGATTTGTTCCGTATTAAAGGTATTTCAAGCCAATATTCCGAATTGTTGGAAGCCGCAGGTGTTGATACCGTGAAGGAACTTCGCAACCGCAATGCTGCCAATCTTCATGCTAAAATGATTGAGGTAAACAACGAAAAAAAATTAGTACGTCAGGTACCGGCATTAAGTCAGGTTGAAAGTTTTATCGAACAAGCTAAAGCATTACCACCGGTGGTAACCTATTAA
- a CDS encoding redoxin domain-containing protein, whose protein sequence is MLHRTFLTIVFAILALMPLQSAPPRVSIGEKAPEIDLKTTNDKSLKLSSLQGNLVLVSFWSTWCVACNVIKNPEYVRLYNKFKGYSFDKANKFTIYSVAFDSDKAKWMNRIKENNLDWNNHVIDLESYYSNYWMVYDIKSIPASFLLDEKGTIIGINLTYEQIERELNKRNPKANQPTPVPPKEDPVVVDVTPPVKPPVETNPVPPPASNGSGNTNSVATKTVYKIQIGATPSPDLSKYSNLKDLGTLEAQKATNTLQRILLGTFTEVKANDLLAEVRKRGYKDAFVRKEQVSGNAASNDTNNTTATTTPPAGTETKPPPATTTTGTVTSNVLRKFYKIQLGVFRFYDPKNFAAISDIGAIDTEAANGGLTRVLLGKYEKQSEAEKALQNVKTKGFGGFIVTREEMESLVTFANTQYGDTFKPLLMEEPVSDMAFMRSFDFSPLKKTMLNRPAPDIKLPKPDKSTPTLSSLKGKVVLLYLWATWSGPARENHEDLNKIYQQYKSENFDIYSVAFDKNTERWTDAIEADKLSWNNQVIDIKGTDSDLLAKYEVEYLPALFILDEKGVVIAENLTYEQLDSELKRLFAK, encoded by the coding sequence ATGTTACATCGAACTTTTTTAACAATAGTATTTGCCATTCTGGCACTGATGCCCCTGCAATCGGCTCCTCCAAGAGTTTCGATAGGTGAAAAAGCCCCTGAAATAGATTTAAAAACGACGAACGACAAATCGCTTAAACTGTCGTCATTGCAGGGGAATCTGGTACTGGTCAGTTTTTGGTCCACCTGGTGTGTCGCCTGTAATGTGATTAAAAACCCCGAATATGTGCGACTATACAACAAATTCAAGGGCTATAGTTTTGACAAAGCTAATAAGTTTACCATTTATAGTGTTGCCTTCGACAGCGACAAGGCTAAATGGATGAACCGCATCAAAGAAAACAATCTGGACTGGAACAACCATGTCATTGATTTAGAATCCTATTATTCCAATTATTGGATGGTTTATGACATTAAAAGCATACCGGCCTCTTTTTTATTGGACGAAAAAGGAACAATTATTGGGATCAATCTCACTTACGAACAGATTGAGCGGGAATTGAACAAAAGGAATCCCAAAGCCAATCAACCAACCCCTGTACCGCCCAAAGAAGACCCTGTAGTGGTTGATGTTACACCACCTGTTAAACCTCCGGTAGAAACAAATCCGGTGCCACCTCCTGCCAGTAATGGTTCAGGGAATACCAATTCAGTGGCTACCAAAACAGTCTATAAAATTCAGATAGGCGCTACTCCAAGCCCAGATTTATCAAAATACAGTAACCTCAAAGATTTAGGTACTTTAGAAGCCCAAAAGGCAACCAACACGCTTCAAAGGATATTATTGGGAACATTTACCGAAGTTAAGGCGAATGATTTGTTAGCCGAAGTGCGCAAACGCGGATATAAAGATGCTTTTGTTCGCAAGGAGCAAGTTAGTGGAAATGCGGCATCAAACGACACCAATAATACGACAGCTACTACGACCCCTCCTGCCGGCACCGAAACCAAGCCACCTCCGGCAACCACAACTACTGGAACCGTAACATCTAACGTCCTTCGCAAGTTTTATAAAATTCAATTAGGTGTTTTCAGATTTTATGACCCCAAAAACTTTGCGGCCATTTCGGATATAGGAGCGATTGATACAGAAGCGGCAAACGGCGGGTTGACGCGTGTTTTGCTTGGAAAATATGAAAAGCAATCTGAAGCCGAAAAAGCACTGCAAAATGTTAAAACAAAAGGGTTTGGCGGATTTATAGTTACCCGCGAAGAGATGGAATCTTTAGTAACTTTTGCTAACACGCAATATGGAGATACTTTTAAACCCCTGTTGATGGAAGAGCCGGTAAGCGATATGGCCTTTATGCGCTCGTTCGATTTTTCACCGCTCAAAAAAACCATGCTCAACCGTCCGGCTCCTGACATTAAACTTCCGAAACCTGACAAAAGCACGCCAACTTTATCTTCGCTCAAAGGCAAGGTGGTATTGTTGTATCTATGGGCAACCTGGAGTGGACCGGCAAGAGAAAATCACGAAGACCTGAACAAAATCTATCAGCAATATAAATCCGAAAACTTCGACATTTACAGCGTTGCGTTTGACAAAAATACGGAGCGTTGGACCGATGCTATCGAAGCCGACAAACTGAGTTGGAACAATCAGGTCATTGATATTAAAGGAACAGATTCCGACCTGCTTGCCAAATATGAGGTAGAGTATCTGCCGGCCTTGTTTATATTAGACGAAAAAGGGGTGGTGATTGCCGAAAACCTAACCTACGAACAATTGGACTCTGAACTGAAAAGGCTCTTTGCGAAATAA
- a CDS encoding CapA family protein: MNDRKLSWTIACFVFVYLYLGKTMVASPDEVRLLFAGDVMGNKPQINAAYDSATDSYNYYPCFQYIRPVVESADIAVANLEVTLPGGPPYTGFPMFRSPNSLAEALKQVGFDVLVTANNHANDSGLNGVVNTIEVIRSLDMMQTGTYKDAEDRAARCPLLMEKNGILMALLNYTFHTNGVSTKPPSIVDRIDRAQIAADIAAAQNAGAEFIIGFFHWGDEYKNTENAYQREWAQKAADMGIDLVIGAHPHAVQPVKMLTAKRADGSIREVPVAYSLGNLVSNAISTNTSMGLMLETVIVRDEQTCRIGVSQLNYIPVWRYLESKTVNKQWKNTYYALPAGAFYRDTLNVMQMPPAATLQLTNAIANTYNILDGGIATEKRISAEQIFGNNWEDAVCYALENRAQKISKIPAARPSKTVNTALAMVSPPPSVSKTLKKDKPESVKGNTYKIQFQAARTNKQNNHPFTQVSIEKNDQGWYRYLSGTFTTIKDAQKHLTEVRLKGYEQAFIAVYQNGIRKN; the protein is encoded by the coding sequence ATGAATGACCGGAAGTTATCATGGACAATCGCTTGTTTTGTGTTTGTTTACCTGTATTTGGGTAAAACAATGGTTGCTTCACCCGACGAAGTGCGGTTGTTGTTTGCCGGTGATGTGATGGGAAACAAACCCCAGATCAATGCGGCTTATGATTCTGCCACCGATAGTTATAACTACTATCCCTGTTTTCAATATATCAGGCCGGTGGTTGAATCGGCAGATATAGCTGTTGCCAATTTGGAAGTTACCCTGCCCGGAGGTCCGCCTTATACCGGTTTTCCGATGTTTAGAAGTCCTAACAGTCTTGCAGAAGCCTTAAAACAGGTGGGGTTTGATGTGTTGGTAACCGCAAACAACCATGCAAACGATTCCGGTTTGAACGGGGTTGTCAATACCATAGAGGTCATCCGGTCGTTGGATATGATGCAGACAGGCACTTACAAAGATGCAGAAGACCGTGCTGCCCGATGTCCGTTGTTGATGGAAAAAAACGGAATTTTAATGGCACTGCTCAACTATACCTTTCACACCAACGGAGTATCCACCAAACCACCCAGCATAGTGGATCGTATTGACCGGGCACAGATTGCTGCAGATATTGCCGCAGCACAAAACGCAGGTGCTGAATTTATTATTGGCTTTTTTCACTGGGGCGATGAATATAAAAACACAGAAAACGCTTATCAACGGGAGTGGGCTCAGAAGGCAGCAGATATGGGAATAGATCTGGTAATTGGAGCGCATCCTCATGCGGTTCAGCCGGTAAAGATGCTGACAGCCAAACGGGCAGATGGCAGTATTAGAGAAGTACCTGTTGCCTATTCATTGGGCAATCTGGTATCCAATGCCATCAGTACCAATACCAGTATGGGGTTAATGCTGGAAACTGTTATTGTACGCGATGAACAGACCTGCCGGATAGGGGTGTCTCAGTTAAATTATATCCCGGTTTGGCGCTATTTAGAATCAAAAACGGTCAATAAGCAATGGAAAAACACCTATTATGCCTTGCCGGCCGGTGCTTTTTACCGCGACACGCTCAACGTAATGCAAATGCCCCCTGCCGCTACCCTTCAACTTACCAACGCCATCGCCAATACTTATAACATTTTAGATGGAGGAATTGCCACAGAAAAAAGAATCAGTGCAGAACAAATTTTTGGAAACAACTGGGAAGATGCGGTATGTTATGCCCTTGAAAACCGGGCACAGAAAATCTCAAAGATTCCGGCAGCACGTCCATCAAAAACGGTCAATACTGCCTTGGCTATGGTCAGTCCTCCTCCTTCTGTGAGCAAAACACTTAAAAAAGACAAGCCGGAATCTGTAAAGGGAAATACGTATAAAATACAATTTCAGGCAGCCAGAACCAATAAACAGAACAATCATCCGTTTACACAAGTAAGTATAGAAAAAAACGATCAGGGCTGGTACAGATATCTGAGCGGCACATTTACGACCATAAAAGACGCACAAAAACACCTAACCGAGGTCAGGTTAAAAGGATATGAACAAGCATTTATAGCAGTTTATCAAAACGGAATACGCAAAAATTGA
- a CDS encoding V-type ATP synthase subunit K, translating into MIAELIAAYTGIGLMIGLSGSGSAIGVSIAGKTTIGALKKKPEAFGTYMLLSALPGSQGLYGFAGFFILNSKLQTLTAITPFQGASVLAAGLALGLVGYYSAVKQGEVVAQGIEGIASGYDVFGKTMVLAVFPELFAIIAFAATFLISAGL; encoded by the coding sequence ATGATAGCAGAATTAATAGCAGCCTATACAGGCATTGGTTTAATGATAGGGTTATCGGGTTCAGGCAGTGCTATTGGTGTTTCTATTGCCGGTAAAACCACCATTGGTGCGCTTAAAAAGAAACCCGAGGCATTTGGTACTTATATGTTACTGAGTGCATTACCCGGTTCTCAGGGTTTATACGGGTTTGCCGGTTTTTTTATTTTAAACAGCAAACTCCAAACCCTTACTGCCATAACCCCCTTTCAGGGAGCGTCTGTGTTGGCGGCAGGTTTGGCGTTGGGGTTGGTAGGGTATTACTCTGCTGTTAAACAGGGTGAGGTAGTGGCGCAAGGTATAGAAGGTATCGCATCGGGCTACGATGTATTTGGCAAAACCATGGTGCTGGCTGTATTTCCCGAATTGTTCGCCATTATTGCGTTTGCGGCTACATTCCTCATCAGTGCAGGGTTGTAA